From Pirellulales bacterium:
CGGATAGGGGATCCGTGAGACCATCAGCGCCCCCGCCGCCAACGCGAACAAACAGACCCAAATCTCCATGATCGAATCGACTTGCTGAAGGTTCGGCAGGGTGCTGGTGTCGCGGCGGAGCGTATAAAATAGGATTGCAAAACCGGCGACCGAGCCGGCCGCCGCCGGGCTGGGCAGACCGCTGAAATTCAGATGGTCGTCGTCGGTCGGTGTTTCGACGTTGAACCGCGCCAGCCGCAAGGCCGCACACACCGGCAGCGCCGCCGCGATCACCCACATCGCCTCGGGATGATAATACGCCAAATACGGACACATCTTCACAAGCAAAAATCCCGGCGCAACGCCGAACGTCACTACATCGCAAAGGCTATCCAATTCCGCGCCAAAATCGCTCGACGTTCGGGCCAGCCGCGCGACGTGGCCATCCAGCGCGTCGAAGATCATGCCCAGAAAAATCAGCCAGCCGCTGAGCATGATATTGTGCGTCGGATCGTTCGAATCGAATGCCACGACGACACCGGCCGGGCTCGGCGGAATACGATCCGTCAGCGGCCGCTCGACCCGCGAGGCCACGACGATGCTAAAAAAACCGCAGACGAGATTGCCCAGCGTGAAGAGCGTGGGCAGAACGGCGATGGTGCGGATTTTTCGCACGGGGACTGTCCCCTTTTTTGGAGTCTTCGGAAAAAAAGGGGACTGTCCCCTTCGGCGCACCTTGGATTTCCCCGCTGGCGCTTCGGGCTAGCTTGGATTTCCTCGCTGACGCTTCGGGCTCGTGTGGCGTACTTTTTCGGCCCTAAGTATATCGGCAGATCGCGTCGCGGCCACCGCGGATTCGCTGGCCGACGCGCACTGCCACCTCCAGCCCCGCGGCAGGCAAAATCAATTCGGTTCGCGAGCCGAGTTTGATCATGCCGAACTTTTCGCCGCGCTCGACGGTTTGCCCCGGCCGCAGATCGCAGACGATTCGCCGCGCCACTTGCCCCGCGATCTGCCGTACCGCCATCCGACGATATGGGGCCACCGGTTCCTCAAGGCCGATCCACATGCATTCATTGTGAATCGAGCACGCCGGATCGAGTGCGCTGATGAACCGCCCCGGCGAATACCGGAGCCGAATTATCCGCGCCGCGCACGGCGCGCGATTGATATGCACGTTGAAAAGCGACAGAAAAATTGCGATCCGCACCGCCGGGCCGCCGACATATTCGTCGTGCTCCAAATGGCTGACCTCGACCACCTTGCCGTCGGCCGGGGCCACGAGCAGGCCCCGTTCTTGCGGAATCCGCCGCGGCGGATCGCGGAAGAAATAGACGATCAGGCAGAACACGATCCCGGTGATCGGGGCCAAATACCAGAACGTGAAGGCCAGCGCGATCGTCGCCCCCAGCAGCGGCCAGCCCATCAATTGCAACTCGGCCAGTCCCCAGCGGGCAAACGGAATTCGCTCGCGCCACCGAAATGGATCGTCGGCAGCGTCCCAATGACAATCCGTCTGATTACAGAAAAATTTCAGATCGCGCGGGTCGAGAATTTCATGCGGACAGCCGGCCGGATCGCCGCGGCGCAACTGCCGCATCTGCTCGACATATCCCGGTCGAAACCGCTTGAGATACCAGCGCCGCCACTTGCCCCACGCCAACTCGATGGAATTGCAAACGCCGCCCCCCGGTTGCGTGCTCGTGATTTCGCGCGGCAACGGCTCAGGCAGGCTCGGGCCGCGCACGGTCGCACCGGCGGCAGGCAGTGATTCGGATAAACTCATCGGGCGCTTGTTTCGAACAGTCGAATGGGAAGTCAACGGGCGAATGGCACGAACCTCCGCGCCATAATCGTAGTGCCGCCACTGCTTTCGGGGAAGCACGCGTCCAGTTCGCAAACCGGTACGCGCTGTGGGTGTCATGCCCGTGGCCTTCGTAGCCACGATGGCAACCACGCATGCCCACGCAAAGCCGCAGGCATGGCACGCCCGTGATCGGAATTCATCGGGGATTATTAGGGCCCGCTCGGCGCGTCGGGCGGTTTCACCGGGGGTGACGGTGCAGGGGCCGAAACGACCGGTTCGACCACGCGTGGCATTCCCGTTTCGTCCGGGGCGAGCGCCGGCAGGCCGTAGGTCTCTTCCGCTTCGAATTCCTCGACGGCCACTTCGTCCAACTCCGTGCCGTCGACGCGTTGGCGAAGCAAGAAATAAATCCGCGTGGCGGCGGTCCAAAAATAACTATATACGTAGGCCAAGGCCAGCAGGACGATGCAACCGTCCCAAAACGCGAGCAGCCGAGCGGTTCCACCCAACAGTCCACCCGCCGCCGCCGGATCGGCGAATGCGGCCGAAAGTTCGCTCATGCGGCTGAACCCCGCCCCCCAACTCACCGCCCAAACCGAAAGCACATGAGTCCAATCGGCCAGGAGCCAGGCAATCAGCGTCGCGAGCACGCCGAGAAACCCCGCCACGATGACGAAAAACAAATAGAACAGCGGCCGCTGAAAGGTGTACGAATACGATCGGCTCAGGCCGTCGAACGAATCCGTTCCTTCCGTGCTGATTGTCGGCCAGATCAGTGCCCAGCCGAAGAGCAGCCCCAACAATAGCACCGCGACCCCGAAACACACGACGAGTAAAATCGGCCAAAGCAGGGCGACCACGAACGCCGTCGGATCCCATCGCAACAGCAGGCCGCCGATCCAGCCGAGCACCAGCAACCCAAGCACCGCCGAAAACGGCACCAACGGCGCGAAGAAATAGGCCGGCCATTTCCGAACGCCGAATTTCAGACCCCCGACCAAGCCCAAGCGATCGTCGCGGGCCATCGCCAGCGCGGCAATGCGCGTGATCGCCCCGCCGATCAGACTCCAAATCGCGAGTTCCCAAAGCCCGCACAACAGCGAATAGACGATCGGCGTCGCGCCGGCCGTGGGGCCGAACGATGCACGGAGGCCGTTGTTCCCTTGCCCGTCCCAGAATATTCGAGTGAAGGGCCGGCTAAGCCATTTGGCCGAGCGGATCAGCGGATTGTAGAGCGGCGCATGTAGCGGATTGAATCGCTCGAGCGACAGCGAAGCGGCGCCGTAATCCTGCTCGGGCGACTCCCACGGCCATGCATAGTCTTCCACCCGCCAGCCCGTTTCGTCCAGTTGCTGCGAACTGGAAAACGCCCAGCCGATGCCGCGCCAGCCGACGGCCGTCAACGCCAAGCCCAAGGCGGCCAGCAGCACCAAACGCGGCGCCGCGGCAAGCCGAACCGCGCGAACCAAGCTCAACCACGGAAAAACATCATGCCAGGCAATTTGCCTTACGGTGCCGCCGCGGTCTTCGGGCATACGCT
This genomic window contains:
- the pssA gene encoding CDP-diacylglycerol--serine O-phosphatidyltransferase, with translation MRKIRTIAVLPTLFTLGNLVCGFFSIVVASRVERPLTDRIPPSPAGVVVAFDSNDPTHNIMLSGWLIFLGMIFDALDGHVARLARTSSDFGAELDSLCDVVTFGVAPGFLLVKMCPYLAYYHPEAMWVIAAALPVCAALRLARFNVETPTDDDHLNFSGLPSPAAAGSVAGFAILFYTLRRDTSTLPNLQQVDSIMEIWVCLFALAAGALMVSRIPYPHIVNQIFRGQRSFGHIVSVVFALILIVISQGYS
- a CDS encoding phosphatidylserine decarboxylase; this translates as MSLSESLPAAGATVRGPSLPEPLPREITSTQPGGGVCNSIELAWGKWRRWYLKRFRPGYVEQMRQLRRGDPAGCPHEILDPRDLKFFCNQTDCHWDAADDPFRWRERIPFARWGLAELQLMGWPLLGATIALAFTFWYLAPITGIVFCLIVYFFRDPPRRIPQERGLLVAPADGKVVEVSHLEHDEYVGGPAVRIAIFLSLFNVHINRAPCAARIIRLRYSPGRFISALDPACSIHNECMWIGLEEPVAPYRRMAVRQIAGQVARRIVCDLRPGQTVERGEKFGMIKLGSRTELILPAAGLEVAVRVGQRIRGGRDAICRYT